The sequence TGGAGGAGGATGCTACTTTAGCATATTGCTCACACTTAGCTTTGTTAATTTGACGCGTTCTTTCGGCTTTATCTGCACTGAAATTGTTGGATTGCGCATTTGCTAATGATGAAGAAATTAGCGGTTGGGTGACTAGCAATAAACTTAACAATAAAACTCTAAACATTTTTGATCCTCTTTAATATTTCAAAGCAATGATGCAAATAAGAAATGCACAAAACAAAATAAAAATAAAGGGGCTTTAAGTCCATTTTTTATTAAAACATCTAGAAACCTTTTCAATAGTAATTTAATTTCAAGAACAGATTTTGAGAATGTAGTGCGTAATTAAAGCCTGCCGTAATTATTAAAATAACAAATTAACAAAATGAGTGTAGATTACGAATGATATATTGGGGCGCATGAGTTCAATCACCAAGCGGCGCGAAGGTGGTTTACTTGGTTTAACAGCGCAGCAAGCATCATTTCTTGCTAATGCACGGAATGAATTGCAAACAGGCGATCCAAAGCTACTCAAGGCATATTTACAACGAGAACGGCGCGATAAACGTTTTGATAGCGCAGTGCATAAGGCTATTAATAGTGGCGAGCCATTACCGCAAGACAGTATATCGCGGATGCTTATACGCTATGAAGATAAGCTACTTAAATTGCGTGGCGATACTATTGGGCGGACGGAAGCCTTGGAAGCCCTTAACACGTCACAGCAAGAGGCAATGGAACAAGCCTTAGACAAAACCCAATACACCGAACAAGATGTGACTAGGGTATGGCGATGCACAAGGGATAGTAAAACACGCGATAGCCACCGAGAAATGAATGGGCAAACAGTCAAAGGCTTAACCACACCGTTTACCACCCCCGATGGCTATCAATTAAAACACCCCGGCGATAGTTCGCTTGGTGCGCCAGCCAGTGAAACAATTAATTGCCGATGTATTCAGTTTATCAGGCTTAACTATTTAAAGGGGTTAAAATAACGCAATGATATATTTTGTTTGAATGTACGCATGGCTAAAACCGATCTTTATTGCTGGGCATTTATGTAACCAAAGCAGTAGGGCAAGAGCCTTATTGCAATAAAAAGCCTTTCTTTGTGGGGTTCTATTCAAAGAATGGCTTAATTGGCTATCTCGGACTAGAGCGTTTAACAGTCAGAGAGAATGAAGTATTTTTTGAAGCCATTCGAGTGCGTTTGGCAAATTGTCAATCCCCTGCCGAACGGCAGCCATTGATAGTTGTGTCATGGCTTCTGCTGGAAGCTTCTTCACCGCTTGAATAAGGTGCTCTTTTACAGTTGGTTCGGCATCAGTTTTTTCTATTTTAGCAATTAGTAAATCTTTAATCGTATCGCTGTGAAGTTTTACAGTAACAACACTTAAAATCGCCGATAACCCACCATCATCAGCAAGAAAATCTAACCCTTTAGCGGTGACTTTAGCAGAGTCTAAATAGTCAAAGCCACCTTCTCCATCATCGTCTCCCGGCTGCCACATGCATTTAACCAAACCTAATTCTTCCAAGTAACTAAAATTTACAGTCTTCGATCTTTCAATCTCCGCAGAGTAAGAAATCGAGTTCGGATAGCAAACAGATAACTCATTTAAAATATTTCTTTGAATATCTCTATCTAGGTACTTCGACATGCAAAAATCCTTTACAGCTCAAATTGATAATTGGGTATTGCAAACCCGCGCCCGAATGTTAGCCGTATTTCAGCTATCGGCGCAATATGTAATCGAAGATATTCAAGAGCGAACGCCAGTTGATACGGGCTTTTTACGGGCAAGTATGATTGTTTCAAATACCGAATTAAGCCCTATCAAAAGCAATTCAAGACCACCAAGCAGCGCAGAGAAAGATTCATATAGTCCGCCAGTTTACGCCTTAACAATCGCCAATGCGCCACTTGGCTCAACCATTTACGCATCATTTACGGCAAGTTATGCGGCCCATGTTGAGTTTGGAGCAAAAGGGCGGCAAGGCGTGGGCATGGTGCGACTAGCGGCGCAAAACTGGAATATGCAAGTGCAACGAGCAACCAAAGAAGCAAAGGCGAGCGTTAAAAAATGAGTATTGAAACAGATATACCCGAATTGCTTTTTTCGCATGTGGCAGCATTTGACCCTAATATTCAAATAGCGTTCCCGAATGTAGAATTTACACCACCGCAAGACACTTATCTTGAAGTGCGATTTTTACCCAATGACAATCGCAATGTTTATATCGGTAATAATGACCATTATCAATAGCCCTGCTTTTGGGTGGGGCTTTTTTATGGGGGCGATATACCAAGAGATTTATTGAATGGCTTTCTGGGTAATTGAATAATCATCTTAAGGCATACCCTGCTTTCGTTCCCTAATGGGTAGAGCCACAACCATATGCTTTGACAAAACAATTTACAAATTACCTCATAAGATTGAAAACTTGTTTGCAAAACTTAAACGTTGGCGGCGTATCGCAACAAGATGTGCCCAACGAAAATTGGTTCATACTTTCTTTGCAGCCATATGTATCGCTGTAGCCGTTATCATTTATCTTAATTGATGATTTTTGAGTCTAGGACATTCGAGCACAACCATTATAGAACAAGTCTATGCAAGATTTTTACCAGATTATTTAAGATCCGCTGAAAATACATTGAAAAAAAGCGGGTTTGGTCTTAACAGGTTCGGTGAACCTTAAGAGAAATTCTTTTAAAAGTTAAGTAATTGATTTTATGGTGCTGTGAGGGAGGATTGAACTCCCGACCTCTCCCTTACCAAGGGAGTGCTCTACCACTGAGCTACCACAGCATTTTGTTGTGGGCGGTTCTTGCCATATCAAAACAATTTGTGCAAGCTTATATTAACATTTTTTTCTATTTTTTTTAATTTTTTTAAGTTTATTGCTAAAATTATACACAAGCTAGGCATTTGCTGACAGCTTATTTGGGAACTAAAATTAAATTATCGGTTAAGTGAGGAATCACTAAACCAAAATTAAGTTTGCATTGAAAATAGAATAAACAGAAATATTGTTTTCTGCCGATATAAGGCCTAGCTGCCTTGGACTTTATTGAAATAAATCTGGTTTAAATGCCAAGAATCAGCAAGGCTAGAAAAAAGGTTATTCAAAATACATGATAGGCAACATGCTTTTGTTCCCCCAAAATCTAAAAACTATTTTTTAAAGCCTTTCTTATCATTTTTTGAAGTGACTTATAAATTTTTAACTTAGATTCAAAAGGTTAGTTATGTTTTTTTAATAAGTAAATGCTTTAACTTACTTGATAACCTTGGGAGTTTTATTTGCCCTAATGTATTAGCTCGTTTTTGTTCGAAAATAGCGACGTGTCATATCACTGAAATATAGGTGCAGTATCCGCATTCTACATTCTGGCAAAAAGGGATACTCCATGAAACTTCATAAACTTGTACTTTTGGCTCTTGGCCTTACAACTGTCTTTGGCGGTGCTGTTTCTCCGTCAATGGCGCAAGATGCACCTGCAAAAAACGTTATCTTATTAATAACTGATGGTGCGGGTATCAATACATGGCGTGCAGCAAGCTATTATCGCCATGGTGCTCTTGGCCATGAGGTCTATGATGATTTTGATGTTAAGGCATTTATGTCAACCTATCCACTCAACACGTCTAATACGCCAACCAAAACTAATGATGGTTCAGTTACTTTCAATGCATCTGAGCTTTGGGATGCGGCACCAAGTAATGAAGTATTCAAGGGATCGCTTGGTAATTATCCTGGTTATTTCAAAGGCTATGACTATACGCGTACCGACTATACCGATAGTGCTGCTGCAGCAACAGCTTTGGCAACAGGACAAAAGACTTATAATAATGCTATTAATTGGTCGAATAATGATACCAAGCTAAAACATATTGGTGAATACGCAGTTGAAAGTGGTCGCTCATTGGGCTCGATTTCGACTGTGCAGTGGACTCATGCGACACCGGCTGGCTTTCTCTCGCATAATGCTAGTCGTAATGAATATAGCGCGATGGCGCAAGATATCGTTAATTCTGGTATGGCAAGCGTTGTCATGGGGGCAGGACATCCAAACTTCGATAAGGAAGGCAAGCCCGTTGAGGCCAAGGATGATAAAGCCTATCGTTATGTAGGTGGTAAGGACACTTGGGATAAGCTTAAAAACGGCGAAACAGATTATGTTCTCATCGAAACCAAAGAGGATTTCGAAAAACTTGCTGCAGGTAAGTTTGATCTTGGTAATAAAACCAAGCTTCTTGGTACAGTTCAAAATCATTTAACAACTCAGTTTAATCGTCCAGGCGTTGCCATGGGGCAGCCTCTTGAAAACCAACCAAGCCTTGCAACCATGACCAAAGGCGCACTTAATGTGCTTTCAAAAAATGAAAAAGGCTTTTTCTTGATGGTTGAAGGTGGTGCGGTTGATTGGGCCGCACATGCTAATAATCTACCGCGTTTAATTGAAGAGCAAATTGATTTTAACCTTGCGGTTGAAGCGGTTGCAGAGTGGGTTGAGGCCAATTCATCATGGGATGAAACCCTAATCATCGTAACGACTGATCATGGTAACGGTTTGTTGCAAGGACCAGATAGCAATAGCACTGCCTATTCCGACCTTATCAATCAAGGCGCTGGTGCTTTGCCGCTTGTTCGTTGGCATACAGATACCCACACACGTGAATTGGTTCCGCTTTATGCTCATGGTAAAGGTGCAGAATTCTTCCGTGATGTAGCTAAAAAAGATGCTGGTCTTGCTGCTTATCATGCAGCAGAAGAAAATCAGATTTACGTTGATAATACAGATGTGTTTCGTGCTTCTCTTGCTGCGTTTGGCTTGAAAGAAACGCCGCTAGCACAGGGGAAGTAAATCCTAATAGTTTAAACTAGCATTAATATTTGAAATGCCCGCCCAAGCTTTAC comes from Bartonella sp. HY038 and encodes:
- a CDS encoding alkaline phosphatase, with the protein product MKLHKLVLLALGLTTVFGGAVSPSMAQDAPAKNVILLITDGAGINTWRAASYYRHGALGHEVYDDFDVKAFMSTYPLNTSNTPTKTNDGSVTFNASELWDAAPSNEVFKGSLGNYPGYFKGYDYTRTDYTDSAAAATALATGQKTYNNAINWSNNDTKLKHIGEYAVESGRSLGSISTVQWTHATPAGFLSHNASRNEYSAMAQDIVNSGMASVVMGAGHPNFDKEGKPVEAKDDKAYRYVGGKDTWDKLKNGETDYVLIETKEDFEKLAAGKFDLGNKTKLLGTVQNHLTTQFNRPGVAMGQPLENQPSLATMTKGALNVLSKNEKGFFLMVEGGAVDWAAHANNLPRLIEEQIDFNLAVEAVAEWVEANSSWDETLIIVTTDHGNGLLQGPDSNSTAYSDLINQGAGALPLVRWHTDTHTRELVPLYAHGKGAEFFRDVAKKDAGLAAYHAAEENQIYVDNTDVFRASLAAFGLKETPLAQGK
- a CDS encoding HK97 gp10 family phage protein, producing the protein MQKSFTAQIDNWVLQTRARMLAVFQLSAQYVIEDIQERTPVDTGFLRASMIVSNTELSPIKSNSRPPSSAEKDSYSPPVYALTIANAPLGSTIYASFTASYAAHVEFGAKGRQGVGMVRLAAQNWNMQVQRATKEAKASVKK
- a CDS encoding phage tail terminator-like protein, producing the protein MSIETDIPELLFSHVAAFDPNIQIAFPNVEFTPPQDTYLEVRFLPNDNRNVYIGNNDHYQ
- a CDS encoding phage minor head protein is translated as MSSITKRREGGLLGLTAQQASFLANARNELQTGDPKLLKAYLQRERRDKRFDSAVHKAINSGEPLPQDSISRMLIRYEDKLLKLRGDTIGRTEALEALNTSQQEAMEQALDKTQYTEQDVTRVWRCTRDSKTRDSHREMNGQTVKGLTTPFTTPDGYQLKHPGDSSLGAPASETINCRCIQFIRLNYLKGLK